In Desulfobacteraceae bacterium, the DNA window TCCCAGAAGCCGCCAACCCAAAACCGGCCGGACTGAACCCGGGCCGGTGATTGCACTTGAAATGACCCGTTCGCGCCGCCAACCGCCGTACACACTTTCACACCCTCGAAAGGAACCAGGATGGTCACGTTCGAAAGTCTGCTCTCGGGTCAGGAAAAAATTGCCGTCGTCGGTCTAGGTTACGTGGGCCTGCCCTTGGCGGTCCACCTGGCGGCGCATTTTACGGTCGTCGGCTACGACCTGAAGGCCGAGCGCATCGCGGAGCTCCAGGCGGGCAGGGACCGCACCCTGGAGGTTTCAGAAACCGACCTGCGCAAGGCCGCCATCCGGTTCACCGACGACCCCGCAGCTCTTTCCGGCTGCGGGCTGGTCATCGTGGCCGTCCCCACACCCATCGACGACCACCGCATTCCCGATTTGGGACCGGTCCGCGGGGCTTCCACAGCCGTGGGGCGCAACCTCGCCCCCGGGGCCTGCGTGGTGTTTGAATCCACCGTCTACCCGGGGGTGACCGAAGAGGTCTGCGTCCCGATCCTGCAGCGCGAGAGCGGGCTCGCGCTGGGAACGGGATTCAGCGTGGGGTATTCGCCCGAACGCATCAACCCCGGCGACAGGGTCCATACCGTCGACAAGATCGTCAAGATCGTTTCCGGCTCCGATGCCGCCACCCTGGAGCTGCTGGCCCGGGTCTACGGCCTGATCGTCTCCGCGGGCATCCACCGCGCGTCATCCATCCGAGTGGCCGAGGCCGCCAAGGTCATTGAAAACACCCAGCGCGACATCAACATCGCCCTGATGAACGAGCTTGCCATGATCTTTCACCGTATGGGCATCGACACCACCGAGGTCCTGGAGGCCGCCGGCACCAAGTGGAATTTTCTGCCCTTCCGCCCGGGGCTGGTGGGCGGCCACTGCATCGGGGTCGACCCCTACTATCTGACCTTCAAGGCCGAAGCCCTGGGCTACCACCCCGAAATGATACTGGCCGGACGCCGGATCAACGACAATATGGGCAAATACGTGGCCGAACGCGTGGTCAAGATGCTCATCGGCGCCGGCAAACAAGTGCGCAACGCCCGGGTGGCGGTGCTGGGGTTGACCTTCAAGGAGGATGTCCCTGACCTACGCAACACCCGGGTGATCGACATCATAACGGAGCTCGCCGATTACGGCGTGCAGGCGGTGGTCCACGACCCCATGGCCAGCGCCGACGAGGCCCGCCGCTACTGCGGCCTGGAGCTCCAGCCGTTGGAAGCGCTGCAGGGCGTCGACGCCGTGGTTCTTGCGGTGCTGCATCGCAGCTACTGTGAACTGGGGCTGGCGTGCGTGGCCGGACTGTGTCAAAATGGAAAACCTATAGTGATCGACGTCAAGGGCGCTTTCACCCCGGCCGAGGCCCAATCTTTAGGGATCGCCTATTGGCGCATCTGACCTGCGGCGGGCGCTCATGGACCGGGCTGCCGGTCCAAAGGACCAAAAATGGCGGGCCTATTGCCACCCCCGCCAAAAGGCGATCAGCCCCAAACCCTTTCACAGGATCGCCGACCGCCAAGAAAGGAACCAGCCATGTCACAGCCCAAAACCATCAGCGGCATTTCCGCCTGCGTTTTCGACGCCTACGGCACCCTCTTTGACGTCCATTCGGCCGTCGGCCGCCACCGCCCGCGATTGGGCCGGCAGGCCGACGAAGTTTCGGCCCTCTGGCGCAATCGGCAGTTGGAGTACACCTGGCTGCGCAGCCTGATGGGCC includes these proteins:
- a CDS encoding nucleotide sugar dehydrogenase, whose protein sequence is MVTFESLLSGQEKIAVVGLGYVGLPLAVHLAAHFTVVGYDLKAERIAELQAGRDRTLEVSETDLRKAAIRFTDDPAALSGCGLVIVAVPTPIDDHRIPDLGPVRGASTAVGRNLAPGACVVFESTVYPGVTEEVCVPILQRESGLALGTGFSVGYSPERINPGDRVHTVDKIVKIVSGSDAATLELLARVYGLIVSAGIHRASSIRVAEAAKVIENTQRDINIALMNELAMIFHRMGIDTTEVLEAAGTKWNFLPFRPGLVGGHCIGVDPYYLTFKAEALGYHPEMILAGRRINDNMGKYVAERVVKMLIGAGKQVRNARVAVLGLTFKEDVPDLRNTRVIDIITELADYGVQAVVHDPMASADEARRYCGLELQPLEALQGVDAVVLAVLHRSYCELGLACVAGLCQNGKPIVIDVKGAFTPAEAQSLGIAYWRI